A single region of the Phyllostomus discolor isolate MPI-MPIP mPhyDis1 chromosome 14, mPhyDis1.pri.v3, whole genome shotgun sequence genome encodes:
- the TNFSF18 gene encoding tumor necrosis factor ligand superfamily member 18, giving the protein MRLRVSFFQKTGSRKKPRPFTPTTNYHTTKSSCCITGPSLANLCFSLLSFLQRMSLEHMENLPLHHAAPAGAQRPGWRPWVFSVVIVLLVGFSSTVIFCLLPFKTAGKPCVAKFGPLPSKWQMVSLEPSCVKQVADWKLQVLQGGVYSIYGQVAPNTTYKEAAPFDVRLRKNKDIIQNVKNNAMIQSVGGIYELHEGDTIDLIFNVEYQVLKNNTYWGILLLANPQFIA; this is encoded by the exons ATGAGACTCAGAGTATCATTTTTCCAAAAGACAGGATCCAGAAAGAAACCCCGCCCCTTCACACCCACTACTAATTATCATACGACAAAATCAAGCTGTTGCATCACTGGCCCATCACTTGCGAACCTCTGCTTCTCGCTGCTCTCATTCCTGCAGAGGATGAGTTTGGAACACATGGAGAATCTGCCTTTGCACCACGCAGCCCCTGCAGGAGCGCAGAGGCCGGGCTGGAGGCCGTGGGTCTTCTCGGTAGTCATTGTGCTACTGGTTGGCTTCTCCAGTACAGTCATCTTCTGCCTTCTCCCATTCAAG ACTGCCGGCAAGCCTTGTGTCGCTAAGTTTG GACCATTACCTTCAAAATGGCAAATGGTATCTCTCGAGCCCTCCTGCGTGAAGCAGGTAGCTGACTGGAAGCTGCAGGTACTTCAGGGCGGCGTGTACTCAATTTATGGCCAGGTGGCTCCCAACACCACCTACAAAGAAGCAGCTCCTTTCGACGTGAGGCTCCgcaaaaacaaagacattatacaaaatgtaaaaaataatgctATGATCCAAAGTGTAGGAGGGATTTATGAGTTGCATGAAGGAGATACCATAGACTTGATCTTCAACGTTGAATACCAGGTTCTAAAGAATAACACGTACTGGGGGATCTTACTGCTAGCCAACCCCCAATTCATCGCCTAG